AAAAGTTCCAGAGGCGCAACCATACCGGAGAGAAATAGATATAGTAGAAACCAGAATTGCTCGATCGCAGCAGCTCGCTCGATCCAAAAAGCGAACATAGCAAAAGTATACTGGATTAGAAAACGCAGCGCAAATGCGATCGCCACTGCTGGCACAAACAGCAAAAAGCCTGACCAACTCGGTAACCAAAAAGCTTGGGGATACAGTATAAAAAACAACACCACCAACAAAAGGGAAAATGGCAACCGGGCAACTCGTTCAGAAAGATGAGCGGCGACGTGGTGCCAAACCGGGTCTAGAGGCTGTAGCAGCTTGGCAGAAAGCTTTCCTTCCACCACCTCTTTCTCAAATTCCCAAATCACCCAGACCGTAGACAACTGTCGCACAAAGAAAACTGTCAGAAAGTAGCGAGAAAACACCACTGGTGTCAATCCGAACCGCCCACCTTGCGCCGCTTCCATCCAAATTCCCATCAAAATCAGCGGCAAAGACCCGGACAAAACCCACAACACCAGTTCAGCCCGGTACTCCACCATCTGAGCGTAATACACCGAAAGTAACACTCTAGCTTTTCTGACAATCCCTTTCATCAGGCTACCCCTGCACGAAAGACTCGACCAATCACTTCTTCAACCGGCGGGTCAGTCACCGTCAAATCAAGCACCTCCAGTTCCGCCAGTATCCTAGCCACCGTCCGGGTGAGATCTTGCCGTTGCACCAAGAAACGCACCTCCCGACCTTCCACAGCTTCCAGTTCGCCGTATCGCAACAACTCAGTTTCGGACAAAGCTTGGGCTAGCTCCACTTTAACTTCTCGATAAGGGGCGAAGCGCTCCAGCAAACCTTCCAGACTACCATCGTAGATTAGCTGACCCTGGTGAATCAGCAGAACTCGCTGGCAAAGAGCAGTGATATCCGCCATATAGTGACTCGTCAAAAGCACCGTAGCTTGGTAGCGCTGGTTATATTCGCGCAAAAAGTCCCGTACCGCAACCTGAGCATTAACATCCAGTCCCAGAGTCGGTTCGTCCAAAAAGAGTACTTGAGGGCGGTGCAGAAGTGCGGCAAGTAATTCGGCTTTCATGCGTTCACCCAGAGAAAGCTTGCGTACAGGCAGAGTCAGCTTCCCCTCAAGCGCCAGCAGCTCAGTTAGTTCCCCCACCCGCAGCCGGAATTCGCGATCGGATATGTTATAAACAGCAGCATTAATCTTCAAGGAATCTAGGGCAGGCAAATCCCAGAGTAGCTGCTGCTTTTGCCCCATAACCAAAGTGATTTTTTGCAAAAAGGCTTCTTCGCGCCGAAAAGGGACTTGTCCAGCCACCCGAACATTACCAGAAGAGGGATGAATTAGCCCTGTGAGCATTTTCAGTGTAGTGGTTTTCCCCGCTCCATTGGGCCTTAAAAATCCCACCACCTCGCCTGAGCCAATTTGAAAAGAAACTCCCTGAACA
This DNA window, taken from Argonema galeatum A003/A1, encodes the following:
- a CDS encoding ABC transporter permease, with the translated sequence MKGIVRKARVLLSVYYAQMVEYRAELVLWVLSGSLPLILMGIWMEAAQGGRFGLTPVVFSRYFLTVFFVRQLSTVWVIWEFEKEVVEGKLSAKLLQPLDPVWHHVAAHLSERVARLPFSLLLVVLFFILYPQAFWLPSWSGFLLFVPAVAIAFALRFLIQYTFAMFAFWIERAAAIEQFWFLLYLFLSGMVAPLELFPDNVREVVLWTPFPYLIHFPAALLVGLPVDLGRGFLAMLGWFLVFFVGNRWLWRRGLKRYSGMGA
- a CDS encoding ABC transporter ATP-binding protein, whose protein sequence is MPIVVAENLSKVYPVAVKEPGFKGTLRHFLHRTYRLVKAVQGVSFQIGSGEVVGFLRPNGAGKTTTLKMLTGLIHPSSGNVRVAGQVPFRREEAFLQKITLVMGQKQQLLWDLPALDSLKINAAVYNISDREFRLRVGELTELLALEGKLTLPVRKLSLGERMKAELLAALLHRPQVLFLDEPTLGLDVNAQVAVRDFLREYNQRYQATVLLTSHYMADITALCQRVLLIHQGQLIYDGSLEGLLERFAPYREVKVELAQALSETELLRYGELEAVEGREVRFLVQRQDLTRTVARILAELEVLDLTVTDPPVEEVIGRVFRAGVA